One window of the Lemur catta isolate mLemCat1 chromosome 6, mLemCat1.pri, whole genome shotgun sequence genome contains the following:
- the PHETA2 gene encoding sesquipedalian-2 — translation MKLNERSVAHYALSDSPADHTGFLRTWGGPGTPPTPSGTGRRCWFVLKGNLLFSFESREGRAPLSLVVLEGCTVELAEAPAPEEFAFAICFDAPGVRPHLLAADGPAAQEAWVKALSRASFGYMRLVVRELESQLQDARQSLALRRHSSWKAISSRCKPQAPDCWSQGLENGHSLPRDCNPVGLVEEGGSRSAGRGLAEWELQGPASLLLGRGQSPVSPETSCFSTLHNWYGQEIVELRQGWQQRARGSQAGCEEQVRP, via the coding sequence ATGAAGTTGAATGAGAGGAGTGTAGCCCACTATGCACTGAGCGACTCCCCAGCAGACCACACAGGCTTCTTGCGTACTTGGGGGGGGCCAGGGACCCCACCTACCCCCAGTGGCACTGGCCGAAGATGCTGGTTTGTTCTCAAGGGCAACCTGCTGTTCTCCTTCGAGAGTCGCGAGGGCCGGGCCCCGCTGAGCCTGGTGGTGCTGGAGGGCTGCACAGTGGAGCTGGCTGAAGCCCCAGCACCCGAGGAGTTTGCCTTCGCCATCTGCTTCGATGCCCCTGGAGTGCGCCCACACCTGCTGGCGGCAGATGGACCAGCGGCCCAGGAGGCTTGGGTAAAGGCGCTGTCCCGGGCAAGCTTTGGCTACATGCGCCTGGTGGTACGAGAGCTGGAGAGCCAGTTGCAGGACGCCCGCCAGAGCCTAGCCTTGCGTCGCCACTCATCCTGGAAGGCCATTTCCAGCCGCTGTAAGCCCCAGGCTCCTGACTGTTGGTCTCAGGGCCTGGAGAACGGCCACTCCCTCCCCAGAGACTGCAACCCCGTGGGCTTAGTTGAAGAAGGGGGCAGCAGGTCAGCAGGGCGAGGGTTGGCTGAGTGGGAGTTGCAGGGCCCTGCCAGCCTCCTCCTAGGCAGGGGGCAGAGCCCTGTGTCCCCTGAGACCTCCTGTTTCTCCACCCTGCACAACTGGTATGGCCAGGAGATTGTGGAGCTGCGGCAGGGGTGGCAGCAGAGGGCCCGGGGGAGCCAGGCAGGATGTGAGGAACAGGTTAGGCCCTGA
- the LOC123640288 gene encoding syncytin-1-like, protein MKLCLFILLICSSCAYAGFGSPPNPQELIRLLYGNPCDCGGGTTTITPSSYTKTIDCSSKIAYLAYSQTYSGISEQQWTCVSKPTIIPSTQGRPGPCPSSCLSAVYTAIHSSCYTSAQLCTLNNQTYYTAILERNYPGTFGSILDGEKYAQASCLGTVGKDVCWHTVAPIHISDGGGPSDIQKQSQVAHCLEELAQRLNPLLDYHPLALPKPRDIALDPQTQNILKTTFSLLNATNPSLAQDCWLCVTSGTPLPTAIPTYNVSYIPLDDRTNCSFSPPFRVQPSGFNSSGCLQGPSQNNSYDVEVGFITFSNCHTITNISTPVCSPPGQVFVCGGNLAYTVLPTNWTGLCILASLLPDISIIPGEEPVPLPSFDLAVGHHRRALQAIPLLIGLGITTAMATGGAGVGVATHTYNKLSLQLINDVQTLSGTINDLQDQIDSLAEVVLQNRKGLDLLTAEQGGVCLALQERCCFYANKSGIVRDKIKKLQEDLIKRRKELFENPLWTGLNGLLPYLLPILGPLLCLLLLITFGPWAFRHFTDLIKRQIDAILAKPIQIHYQRLAIEDGFGEDYYGSLPTGTTC, encoded by the coding sequence atgaagctctgcctctttatcctcCTCATATGCTCCTCCTGCGCATACGCCGGCTTCGGATCCCCGCCAAATCCGCAGGAACTCATAAGACTCCTCTATGGGAACCCCTGTGACTGCGGTGGAGGTACGACCACGATTACCCCCTCCTCTTATACTAAAACAATTGACTGCTCCTCAAAAATAGCCTACCTAGCCTATAGTCAAACATACTCAGGGATTTCAGAACAACAATGGACCTGTGTGTCCAAGCCCACAATTATTCCCTCCACACAGGGCCGTCCTGGGCCTTGTCCTAGCAGCTGTTTGAGTGCAGTCTACACAGCAATCCATTCAAGCTGCTACACCTCTGCTCAGTTATGCACCCTTAATAATCAAACCTATTACACTGCCATCTTAGAAAGAAACTACCCTGGTACCTTTGGCAGTATCttagatggagaaaaatatgcTCAGGCATCTTGCTTGGGAACTGTTGGAAAGGACGTATGCTGGCACACCGTTGCCCCAATTCATATATCGGACGGTGGGGGCCCCAGCGACATTCAAAAACAATCCCAAGTCGCTCACTGCCTAGAGGAACTTGCCCAACGCCTAAATCCTCTCTTAGATTATCATCCACTTGCTCTCCCCAAACCCAGAGATATTGCTCTAGACCCACAGACACAAAATATTCTCAAAACCACATTCTCTCTATTAAATGCCACTAATCCCTCCCTTGCACAAGATTGCTGGCTATGCGTGACCTCTGGAACGCCCTTGCCTACCGCGATCCCCACCTATAACGTTTCCTACATCCCCCTTGACGATAGGACCAATTGTTCATTCTCCCCCCCTTTCAGAGTGCAACCTTCAGGCTTTAATTCCTCCGGTTGCCTCCAAGGACCATCTCAAAATAACTCTTACGATGTTGAGGTTGGATTTATTACCTTCTCTAACTGCCATACCATAACCAACATCTCCACCCCTGTTTGCTCTCCTCCGGGTCAGGTATTTGTCTGTGGGGGCAACCTCGCCTACACTGTACTCCCCACCAATTGGACAGGCCTCTGCATTTTAGCGAGCCTCCTCCCTGACATCTCCATCATCCCCGGGGAAGAACCTGTCCCCCTCCCTAGTTTTGACCTGGCAGTGGGGCATCACCGACGCGCTCTCCAGGCCATTCCCTTACTTATAGGTTTGGGTATAACAACTGCTATGGCCACTGGAGGTGCAGGGGTCGGGGTTGCCACCCACACCTATAATAAGTTGTCCCTCCAGTTGATCAATGATGTTCAAACTCTTTCTGGGACCATCAATGACCTACAAGACCAAATTGATTCACTGGCTGAGGTTGTCTTACAAAATCGCAAAGGATTAGACTTACTAACTGCGGAACAGGGAGGCGTTTGTTTAGCCTTACAGGAACGGTGCTGTTTCTATGCCAACAAGTCTGGCATCGTCCGAGACAAGATCAAGAAATTACAAGAAGATCTCATCaaacgaagaaaagaattatttgaaaacccactCTGGACTGGACTTAACGGACTCctcccctaccttctccctatcttgggccccctcctttgtctccttctgcttataacctttggaccctgggcatttcgccattttacagatctcataaaaagacaaattgatgctatccttgctaaacctatccaaatCCATTACCAACGACTGGCAATAGAAGATGGTTTTGGTGAAGATTACTACGGCTCCCTCCCTACGGGGACGACATGCTAA
- the NAGA gene encoding alpha-N-acetylgalactosaminidase — protein sequence MLLKTALLLVLVAQVLMLDNGLLRTPPMGWLAWERFRCNTNCDEDPKNCISEWLFMEMADRLVQDGWRDLGYVYLNIDDCWIGGRDASGRLVPDAKRFPHGIAFLADYAHSLGLKLGIYEDMGKLTCMGYPGTTLDKVVQDAQTFAEWKVDMLKLDGCYSTPEERAEGYPKMAAALNATGRPIAFSCSWPAYEGGLPPAVNYSLLAEICNLWRNYDDIQDSWDSVLSILDWFVQHQDILQPVAGPGHWNDPDMLLIGNFGLSLEQAQAQMALWTILAAPLFMSTDLRTMSAQNMNILQNPLIIKINQDPLGIQGRRIRKEKSYIEVFMRPLSNEASALVFFSRRTDMPYRYQSSLAQLNFNRSMTYEAEDVYSGDVISGLRDETNFTVIINPSGVVMWYLYPIKNLEMSQQ from the exons ATGTTGCTGAAGACAG CGCTCTTGCTGGTGCTAGTGGCCCAAGTCCTGATGCTGGACAATGGGCTTCTGCGGACGCCACCCATGGGCTGGCTGGCCTGGGAACGCTTCCGCTGCAACACGAACTGTGATGAGGACCCAAAGAACTGCATCAG TGAGTGGCTCTTCATGGAGATGGCTGACCGGCTGGTGCAGGATGGATGGCGAGACCTGGGCTACGTATACCTTAACATCGATGACTGCTGGATCGGTGGGCGCGATGCCAGTGGCCGCCTGGTGCCTGACGCCAAGCGCTTCCCTCATGGGATTGCCTTCCTGGCTGACTAT GCTCACTCCCTGGGCCTGAAGCTGGGCATTTATGAGGACATGGGCAAACTGACCTGCATGGGTTACCCAGGCACCACACTGGACAAGGTAGTCCAGGACGCTCAGACCTTTGCTGAGTGGAAGGTGGACATGCTGAAGCTGGATGGCTGCTACTCGACCCCTGAGGAACGGGCCGAGG GGTACCCCAAGATGGCTGCTGCCCTGAATGCCACCGGCCGCCCCATCGCCTTCTCCTGCAGCTGGCCAGCCTATGAAGGGGGCCTCCCCCCAGCG GTGAACTACAGTCTGCTGGCAGAAATCTGCAACCTCTGGCGTAACTATGACGATATCCAGGACTCCTGGGATAGCGTGCTCTCCATCTTGGATTGGTTTGTGCAGCACCAGGACATACTGCAGCCGGTGGCTGGCCCAGGGCACTGGAACGACCCAGACATG ctgctCATTGGGAACTTTGGCCTCAGCTTAGAGCAAGCCCAGGCACAGATGGCTCTTTGGACGATACTGGCAGCCCCTCTCTTCATGTCCACAGACCTGCGTACCATGTCTGCCCAGAACATGAACATTCTGCAGAATCCACTCATTATCAAAATCAACCAGGACCCCTTAGGCATCCAGGGACGCAGGATTCGCAAG GAGAAATCCTACATTGAAGTGTTCATGAGGCCCCTGTCCAACGAGGCTAGCGCCTTGGTCTTCTTCAGCCGCAGGACAGATATGCCTTACCGCTACCAGTCCTCCCTCGCCCAGCTGAACTTCAACCGGTCCATGACGTATGAG GCCGAGGATGTCTACTCGGGTGATGTCATCAGTGGCCTCCGGGATGAAACCAACTTCACAGTGATCATCAACCCTTCGGGGGTAGTGATGTGGTACCTGTATCCCATCAAGAACCTGGAGATGTCCCAGCAGTGA